Genomic segment of Gemmatimonadota bacterium:
CGTGTGAAGCACCGCTATGCGCGACGTCCGGGTCGCATGGAGGATCGTGGGCACGCGTCCCGGGGCGTATTCAACCTGAGCGCCTGCCTGGGTACCCGAGCACCGGTATGACGATATGAGCATCAGTTTGAGCGCGACATTCGCAGGGCCGGCGTCCGGTCGAGGAATCTACAATTGAGCAGGGAGGTCGTCAAATCCGAAATTGACGCGGAGGCGCGTCCACGGATCGCTCGTGCTGCAGGGCGCAGCCGGATCACTCGTGCTGCAGAGCATCCACGGGATCGGTGTGGGCGACGCTGACGGCTCGGTAGCTTACGGTAAGCATCGTAACGGCTATGGCCAGTACCGCGGCGAGCACGAAAACCCAGGGTGAAAGGTCCGTACGGTACGCGAAGCCGTCGAGCCAGTCGTTCATCACGAAGTATGCGATGGGCCAGGCAATGAGGATGGCATACACGACCAGCCGGACGTATTCTTTCGAAAGCAGCGCGACGATGCCGGAAGCGGATGCTCCGAGCACTTTCCGCACGCCGATTTCCCGGGTTCGCTGTTCCGCCGTGAAAGAAGCGAGTCCCAGCAGGCCCAGGCACGCGATGAAGACGGCCAATAAGGTAAAGCTGCGGAAGATGCTTCCCTGACGCGCTTCGTTCTGGTACAGCCGGCCCCAGTCCTCGTCGAGAAACGAATATGTGAACGAATCGTCCGGGTAGATCTCGCGCCAGTTGTTTTCCAGGAATCCCATTGTTTCGGCCACGTCATCCGGGGCGATCCTGATCGCGAGATAGTGGAGCGGGTCCGGTCCGGGCGCCAGCTGCAGCATCATCGGTTCGATGCCGCTGTGCAGCGACCGCACGTGGAAGTCCCGCACGACACCGATGACCCGGCCGTCCTTGAAGTTCCCCAGGCGGATTTTCTTGTCGAGCGGAGCGCCTTCCCAACCCAACCATTTCACGGCGGCCTCGTTGATCACGAACGCCTGCAGCGTATCCGTGGGGAAGGACCTGGAAAAATCGCGTCCCGCCGTGAGTTCGATGTTCATCGTGCGGATGAAATCGTGATCGATCCACATGTTGTTGATGCGGACCAGTTCCTCTTCCGGCGCGCCGTCCGGCGTGAAGAGGATGTCGTTCACCAGGCCGCCCGGCATTTCGTTCGCCACCGTAACGCCCAATACGTTGGGATAGCCGCTGATTTGATCCTTGTAGGCATTGTATATCAGGCGCTGCCTGGGATCTCCGAGCGGCATGACCACCAGCTGTTCTTTCTCGAATCCAAGGTGTTTGTCCTGCACGAACCGCATCTGGTCCGCTACGACGCCCGTGCCGATGATGAACACGACGGAGATCACGAATTGCAGTACGACCAGTATCTTCCGCAGGTTCGTGTTTACCGCGCCCGCCCTGGAGGAGCCCTTCAGCACGGCGACCGGCTGGAACGACGACAGGAACAACGCCGGGTAGCTTCCGGCCAGCGCACCGGCCAGCACCACGATGCCGACCAGGCCGAATGCCATGCTCATATCGTCGAAGGCAAAGACCAGGTCCTTGCCGGCCAGGGCGTTGAACGCGGGAAGAAACGCATAGACCAGACCCACGGCCACGATCAGTGAGAGTACCGCCATGATCGTGGATTCGCCCATGAACTGGCCGATCAGCTGAACGCGGAACGCCCCCAGCACCTTGCGAATGCCGACTTCCCGGGCGCGGCCGGCGGATCGGGCCGTCGCCAGGTTCATGAAGTTGATGCAGGCGATCAGCAGGAGAAAGAACGCTACGGCCGAGAAGATGTAGATGTAGGCGATATCGCTGTTCGCGCCGAGTTCCCCGTCGAGATTCGAATGCAGATGTATGCTGGTCAGCGACTGGAGTTCTGCTTCGATCTGCGCGTTGAACTGGTTCAGGGCCGGTCCGTAGCGCGATTCGATGAACTCCGCCAGTTTCGGATCGAGGGATTCGGGCGGGAAACCTTCGGCGAGTAACAGATAGGTATACAGGTCCGGGAAGAAGTTCTGCGTATTCCTGCCGTAATCCGTTCCCCCGTAGATGGGGTTGACGTTCAGGGTTTCGAAGGACCCGAGGAAGCCGAAGGTCATATGGGAATTGCGCGGCACGTCTTCCATGACGCCGGTAACGGTCAGGTCGTACGTATTGTCGATCCGGATCACCTTGCCCAGGGCATCCTCGTCACCGAAGTACCTGGCCGCCGTGGATTCGGTCATGACCACCGTATTAGGGGCGTTCAGGGCCGTGTTCGCGTCGCCGCGAATCAGGTTGAAGTCGAACAGCTCCAGGATGCCGGGATCCGCGAAGTAGAAACCCGGCTCATTGAACCGTCTGTTGCCTTCCACGTACGTGACCTGCCAGGAGACCAGCGGCGCCTTGATGCGGGTGAACCCTTCGACTTCCGGGAAGGCGTCGGTCAGCATCCACCCCCACGCCGTCGGACTTCGCGCGGTGCGGGTTTCCGCCCTGTCCGGCGTCTCGATCGCCATGGTGAGCCGGTAGATGCGGTCGTGCCGGGACGCGTACCGGTCATAGCCTAGTTCGTCCTGGACGTATAGCAGGATCAGGATGCAACAGGTCATCCCGACCGCGAGGCCCATGACGTTGATTAGGGCGTATCCTTTGTGGCGCAGGGCGTTACGACAGGCAATCGTGAGGTAGTTGCGGAACATTATCGCGTGGTATCCTGTCTCGAGCGGGAACTCGGGTGACTCGGCGCGTCAGTGCGGCTTCGGACCGCTTTCGACGTGCTCAATCGGCCGTTCGTGCGGGCTGATGTCGATCGTTTCGACTCGATCGGCTCAAGAAAGGTTGCAGTGGAAGCAGGATTCGGGCCGCGCAAGTGCGGAAATTGGGGGGAATTGCCGGTGCAGGCCACGCCCGTGCGGGTCACGCCAGCCGAAAGGCCCGTTTCGAAGCGGGATGTGCGATGTTTTGTGGAAAATGCCGAGGGACAGAGTCGAACTGTCGACACATGGATTTTCAGTCCACTGCTCTACCGCCTGAGCTACCTCGGCAATCGTCTCGGGCAAAGCCAGTCAAAATTAGCGGCGACCACGGGGAAAGTCAACAGAAATAACCCTGGAAAAGCGAAAATCCGGTGTGGCGGTTTTGGGGGAAACTTCGGGAGAAACCGGGGGGCTGATCGCGGCTTCCGGCTACTTGCCTTCGACCGTGCTGTCATCGAAATGCAGCATGAATTCGATGTAGTCGAGTTCCCGGTCGATGGCCTGCCGCTTGGTGACGATGGTATTGGTAGCCAGGTAGTGCGCCAGGCCGCGGAACTCCTTGCGGACGCGGACGAGACGGTTGCGGAGATAAGGCGCGTTGGGGTTGTCGCCGGGCATGGCCAGGATCTCTCCGTAGAGCCTTTCGATCCTGCCGTCCGTATCGATCAGGGGATTGCGGACTTCGTCGATGTAGTCCTGGTCGTGGCATTCGCCGCAGGGCGCGGTAATGGACACCATGTCGATGTGCACTTCCGTCACGTCGTGGCTGTTGTGGCAGGTGACGCACTCGGGCTCGAAGTCATTGGCTTCGAACAGATCCCCGTGGGCGCTCTCCCAGAAGCTCTCAAGGGCTTCGGGGTGGCAGCGTCCGCAGTCTTCCGGGATGGCTTCAGGCAGCGGTGCGTCCATGAACCCGTTCTGCTCGCCCATGGCCACGGTGAGTATGGTGCTCGTTGGATCGCCCCCGTGGCACGTGTCGCAGAAGACGCCGCGCCACGCGTGGATGCTGCCCTGCCACTCGGCGACCTGCCTGGCGAGGGGTTCACCCAGGCGCTGGTGGCACAGGGCGCAGTTGTCGGTCATCCGCGTCTCAAGCTTCTGCCAACTCGTAACGGGAGAATCGGGGGTGCGTTGAGAGTCGGGGGTGCGTTGGCCGCGGGCCGTGGGCAGGATCACGCCAAGCACGAAGGTCAGCATGATCAGAACGGCGGCGGTCCGGAGTAAAAAGGACACTCGGCGTGCTTTCCGGGTTGTGGGTTTCGACCAACTGTAGATACGACGCTGCAAGCGGAATAGTATACATCGTCCAGCGCTTCCCACTTCAACAAAAAGCTCTTCCAATGGTAACGTTCGCCGTGCCTGCGATCAAGCACTAACGGTAAACCACACCCCGGGACGCGGGACAGAATTCCCTTTACACGAGGCGCCGGAATCCTATCTTTACCTGTGTTTTTTGCATGCATGAATCCGGTAAAACCCTCCTTAAATACGGGGAATCTCGAATGAAACTGGTTCAATACTACGAACCCGGCCAGGAATCCGGCGTGGGCATCTTCCAGGACGATCAGGTCATCGACCTTTCGGAGGTCATGCCAGAGGTGGAGACCGTCAACGACCTCCTGTACGTATCCGGGACGGCCCGGCTATCTCTGTCCGAACTCGTCGAACGCGCCATCAACGACTACGAAGGCCAGCTGACCGGGTTCTCCTACGAATCGCTCGACGTTACACCCGACGTGGGCGTCCCCCACCTGATGGTACCGATCTTCTCGCCCGAGGTGTGGGGCTTCGGCGTGACCTACAAGCGAAGCGCCGAATTCCGGGACGACGACGCCCAGCAGACCATTTATGACCAGGTATACCAGTCCGACCGGCCCGAATCCTTCTTCAAGGCCACTGCTTCCCGTTGTTCCGGACCCAACGCGCCCATCTGCGTGCGCGGCGACTCGAACTTCACCGCCACCGAGCCCGAACTGGCCTACGTGCTGGGCGATGAAGGCGAAATCGTCGGCTACACCCTGTGCAACGACGTTTCGGCCTGGGATATCGAGAAGGCAAACCCACTCTATCTCAACCAGTCCAAGATCTACCAGGGCTGTTGCGCGCTCGGACCCGCCCTGGTCACCGCGGACGAGATCGACGATCCCTACGATATCGACATTCATTGCCGGATTCTGCGGGACGATGCCGTCGTGTTCGAGGGAGAGGCCAACACTTCGCAACTGGCGCGCAGTTTCGACGAGTTGAACGAGTACCTCTACCGGGATAACCTGATCCCTGCAGGTACGGTCGTTTCCACGGGCACGGGCATCATCGTGCCGAACGACCTGGGACTGCGTGAGGACGACATCGTGATGATCGCCTCTCCCCAGATCGGCGTGCTCTCCAATCCCGTGCAGCAGCTCTGACCAGGACAAGGCGATGGGCAGACGGAACAGCGGACTCAACCGCCACCAGAAGGCCTGGCGGAAGCCGGGCGAGGAACGCGTGAGCCGGGAAGATATCGCGGAACTCCTGCGCCTGTCCGAAAGCGGGGATCCCGAAGACCGTATCGTGGCCGCGACCTACATGTGTCCATGCCACGTCCGTCACCGCAATGAAGAAGTCTGGAAGGCGCTCTACCGGATGATGGAGGATGATGACGCCCGGGTCCGCCGGCGGGCCTGGCATACGCTGGAAGACGGAGGCTGTCCTACCGATCCGGCCTTCGAGCCCATCGTCCGCCGCGCGTTGGACACCGAAACGGACCGCCAGGTGCTCGGATTCGCACGCCAGTTCGCCGAACCGTTTCTCAATGAAGACCTGGTGTCCAGGATCCGTGAGGAAAAACCGGCTGGCAGGCATCCGAAACCGACCGGCAAATGCGACTTCTGCGGCCGGACCCGTGTGCCGGTTTCGCAGGACTACGAGACGGAGATCCCCGCGGGCGGGATGACCCGCGCCGCGTGGATATGCGACGAATGTTCCGCTGGAGGCGCCGACTCCTGAACGGTCCGCACGCCCTGCCGCCCTCGAATTGAGTGCTAACCCCTGATCCACGCTTCCTGCACGACCAAACCCTGGAAAGGCCATCGGTACATTCAAATATGCCAAATTATGAAATCGCTGTGATCGGCGGGGACGGCGTCGGTCCCGAAGTCATCGAGGAAGGCATCAAGGCGCTTAACGCGCTGGGGTCCCCGGCTTTTCGTTTCACCCGTTTCGACTGGAGTTCCGAACGCTACAAGCGCACGGGAAGGTTCATTCCCGAGGGCGGGCTGGACCGGCTGGCGGCCTTCGACGCCATATTCTTCGGCGCGGTGGGCGACGAGGAGGTGCAGGACCACATCACCCTGAACAACCTCATTCTCCCGATACGGCGCAGATTCGACCAGTATGCCTGCGTCCGGCCCGCCTTCCTGTACGCGGGTGTGCAGTCTCCCCTGGCGGGAAAGGGGGCCGGCGACATCGACCTGGTGGTCATCCGGGAGAATACCGAAGGGGAATACGCCGATATCGGGGGGAGGGTGTATCAACAGACTGACCACGAGGTCGCGGTCCAGACCTCCGTCTTCACGCGGCACGGCACCGAGCGCATCATCCGCTACGCCTTCGAAGAAGCGCGGCGCCGCGACGGCCGGCGCCTGGTCACGTCCATCACGAAGTCGAACGCCCAGGGCCATGGCATGGTCTTCTGGGACGAAGTATTCGATTGCGTGAAAGCGGAGTACAGAGACGTCGAGACCGAGTCCCTCCTCATCGACGCCGCGGCCATGGACTTCGTGCGCCGGCCCCAGGACTTCGACGTGGTGGTGGCCTCGAACCTCTTCGGCGACATCCTGACCGATATCTCGGCGATCACCGTGGGCAGCATGGGTCTCGCGCCCAGCGCGAACCTGAACCCCGAACGGACTCACCCCTCAATGTTCGAGCCCGTCCACGGCTCCGCCTTCGAACTCATCGGAAAGCGCCAGGTCAATCCCATCGCCACGATCCTGGCGGCGGCCATGATGGTCGAGTTTCTGGGTGAAGACAAGGCCGGAGCGGCCATTCGCGGGGCGGTATCGGAGAACCTCGCCGAAGGGCGGATCCGCACGCCGGACATCGGCGGCCGGTCGAGTACCGTGGAAGTGGGCGATGACATCGTCGGGAGACTGTCGAAATGACCGGCGTGGTGTTGATTACGGTCGACGGCAGATAGGCAGAATGACGGTCCGTTACACGAGACCGAGTTCGGCCATGGTCCCGCGCAGTGCGTCCCGTTGTTTCTTCGACAAGGGTCTTCCCGGCGGCCGAGCTGTCCCGCAATCAATGCCCAGCCGCTCGCTGAGCGCCGCCTTGGCCACCGAATGAAACTCGCCTCCGCATGCGCCGAGGGACGCCCATACCCCGCTGGCGCGGTCCTGCGCGGATTCTGCCCGTCCGAGATCTCCTGCGCGATAGGCCTTCCAGATTTCCACCCAGTATTCCGGCGTGATAACCGGTGGTCCGTCCACGCAGCCCGTAGCGCCGATCGTCAGGGCCGGGAGCATCAACTGGTGGTTGCCTACCAGGCATTTCAGTCCCATGGCTGAGAAGTTGCGCACGTTGGCAAAAATCTGCGACGAGTGCTTGAGTCCGGTCAGTTGCGGCACCTTATCCTGGATCTTCTGCATCAGTGCGGGTGTGATCTCCACGCCCGTGGACTGGGGCAGGTTGTAGACGAACAGGGGAAGGTCCGCCGCGGCAGCCACGACGCGGTAGTGTTCGGCGATGGCTTCGTCGGTCCGGCCGTAGAAGAAAGGCGGCACGCAGCAGATGGCCTCCACCCCGGCGCCCGCGGCATGTTCGGCCAGCCGGGCCGCCCTTTCCGTGGTCGCGGCGCCGACATGCATGATGTTGTTTACCCGGCCCCGGGACTGGTCCGCCGCAGCTGTAGCGATCCGCATGTTCTCCTCGTCGCTGAGCAGTATGCTTTCCCCCGTCCCGCCCGCGATCCAGAATCCGTGGACACCGGCCTCGATATTGAATTCCATGACCCGGCGGAACGCCTCTTCTTTGAAACTGCCGTCGCTGTGCATCGGGGTGATGATGGCGGGCAGGATACCTTCAAACGCGGACATGCGATCGGCTCCTTCCTGTCAAATCGACGTTTTTAAGGACGGTTTTGCGGACCGGATGTTCCCTGGTCACGCAACGCGAGTGCGCGCGTCAACGCGCATCAACAATCAACACAACTGTGCGCGTATCAAGGGAAGGTAAATCGAACGGAGGATTTTGGAAGGGTTATTTCACCATCCGGAACGGTCATAAACTGCTTGACAATATACGCTTGAACTTTAGTTATACTACGATCGTCACCCGGCCGAAAAGGCCGACCGATGCGTATAGACCGGCCGATGCAGCCTGCCGTAGGGGCCGGCCGATGCAGTCGCCCGCGCAAGATCGGAATCCGCATAGCATGAGCATGAATAGCATGAGCACGCAGAACAGACTGGTAGACGAATACGACAAGTTTCTGGATTGCGTGCACTGCGGACTGTGTCTTCCCGCCTGTCCGACCTATACCGAACTCGGCGTGGAAATGGACTCCCCCCGCGGCCGCATCCACCTGATGCGGGCTTACGCGGACGGGCGTATCGAACTGACGGATCACTTCGAGACGCATATAAGCGGGTGCCTGGACTGCCGCGCCTGCGAAACGGCCTGTCCCGCGGGAGTCCACTACGGCAGCCTCGTGGAAGCAGCCCGGGCGGAGATCGTCGAGAAGCGGCCCCGACCCTTGCTCGGCCGGCTCTTCCGGAACCTGGTTTTCGAGCGGCTGCTACCGTCCCGTTTCCTGCTCTCCGTGGTTTTCCTGCCTCTACGCTGGTACCAGGCGCTTGGCATACAAAAACTCGCTCGCAGGCTGGGTCTGACGAAACTACTCCCTTCCCGCCTGCGCGGCATGGAGGCCATGATGCCCGACATGCCCAGCGCTTCGATGAAGGCGGAGCTACGGCCCTTCGCCCCGGCACGGGGGTCGGCAGCCTACCGCGTGGGCCTGGTTACGGGATGCGTGATGAACGAGATGTTTACCCACGTGAATGCCGCTACAGTCCGCGTGTTGAACGAAAACGGGTGCGACGTGGTCCTTCCCGAAAACCAGACCTGCTGCGGTGCGTTGCAGGTACACAGCGGAGAGCGCACGGTGGCCGAATCACTGGCCCGCAGGAACATCGATGCTTTTGAGCAGGCGGAAGTGGATGCCGTCATCATCAACGCCGCGGGATGCGGCGCGCAGTTGAAGGAGTACGGCGACCTGCTGGCCGGGGATCCGGACTACCACGACCGTGCCCGCGTCTTTGCGGAAAAAGTCAAAGACGTGCACGAGTTTCTCGCCGGGATACCCGTCAAGGAGGACATGGGACCGGTCCGGGCACGGGTCGCCTATCACGATGCCTGCCATCTCGCTCATGGACAGCGCGTACGCGAAGAGCCCCGTAACCTGCTGGGCATGATTCCCGGCCTCGAACTCGTCGAACTGGAGGAATCGGACTGGTGCTGCGGCAGCGCCGGTATTTACAATATTACCCATCCCGCCATGGCGGACCGGCTGCTCGCGCGCAAGATGAACCACGTCAGGCAGGCTGCGCCCGACATGGTGGCCACCGGCAATCCCGGTTGTATCCTGCAGATCCGGCACGGCATAAACCGGGACGGCGAGGAGATCGAGGTCCTTCACCCGGTGGAACTGCTTGATCGGGCCTACCGCCTGAAGCGCGAACAAGAAGTGAACGTTCAGCCGGCCGCAACAGACAGAGCGTAGCCGGCTCAACGGCGAACAGACTCCGCCCGGCGCCTCAAAATTCACAGGAGAGTAACCCGCCATGCCTGTTTTTGAATACCACTGCTCCCATTGTGACGTGGATTTCGAAATGCTCGTCTTGAACGCGGCCGCTTCGGAAAGCGTTTCCTGTCCCACGTGCTCAAAAGACGACGTGGTCAAGAAGTTCTCCACTTTCGCAACAGCTGTATCGGCAAAAGACTCCGCGGCTACCGCGGCAACTCCGGCACCTGTTCCCTCCTCGTCTTGCGGACCAGGCTGCGGATGCCATCATTAAATCGAATTGAACCCCTTCGCTGGACGCCAGTGTATTCGGGCCGGTTTCCCTGCCCGCGGCACGGGACCGCGGACTGCCCCACTACGGACAGAAGCGCATGCAAATAGACGTTAAAATCGGTCGGATCGGATCGGAAGTCGACACTACCGTGATTATCGGGCTGTTCAAGGAGGAACGGCTCGAGGCGAGCGACGCCGCGGTCATGGAATCCTCATTGCACCGGTATCTGCGCGACGTGCTGGCACTGGGAGATTTCAAGGGCGATGACCAGGAAGTCGCGGTGCTGTATCCGCTCGGCCAGGCGCCGCCGGGCCGTGTTATCCTGGTGGGGCTCGGATCGCGTGACGAATTCTCTCTTGAAACGGCACGGCGCGCATCCGGCATCGCCGTCCGACGGGCGCTGAAGCTCGGCGTATCCGAATTGTCCATCGTCGTGCACGGACCGAGCGGATCGGATGGACCGGACACACCAGGCGCATCGGACGCACCAGGTGCATTGGGATTCGAGCTTCGGGACTGCGCTCAGGCTACGGTGGAAGGCCTGTTGCTGGGCGCATACCGGTACGACGATTTCAAGACAGGTGGTGATACGGATCGATCCGGGATTGAGTCGGTGGCCGTCGTGACGCCGCAACGGGCGCAGGCCTATGAAATCAGGGACGGGATCGAAGCGGGCCTGATCAGCGCCGAGAGCACAGACCTGGCACGGGACCTCTCCAATGCGCCCGGCAATGCGATGACCCCGCGCAAGCTGGCCGCCGCCGCCCGGAAGATGGCCGGGGAAACCGGATTGAAATGCCGGGTCTTGACGCGGAAGGACATCGAAAAGGAGCGCATGGGCGCCCTGCTCGCCGTCAATGCCGGCAGTGAGGAGCCGCCTCGCTTCATCGTGCTGGAACACGGCGAAGCGTCCGACGGGACGGATACGCTCGTATTCATCGGCAAGGGCATCACCTTCGACAGCGGCGGCATATCCATCAAATCGAGCGGCGGCATGGAGGAAATGAAGCACGACATGTCCGGCGCGGCCGCCGTGATCGGCGCGATGCGGTCCATCGCCCTGTCGAAACCTTCCCTTCACGTGGTGGGACTCGTTCCGGCCACCGAACACCTCCCGCACGGCAAGTCGCTGAAACCCGGTGACATCATCCCGACCCGCTCGGGCAAGACGATCGAAGTGATCAACACCGATGCCGAAGGGCGCCTCGTACTCGCCGACGCCCTGGAGTACGCGGAGCGGTACAATCCGGCCGCGGTGATCGATCTGGCCACGTTGACGGGGGCGTGCGTGGTCGCCCTCGGCTATGCCGCGACCGGGATGATGGGCAACGACGATGGGTTGCAGGACCGGGTCCGGTCGGCCGGAGAGACCACGGGAGAGCGGGTCTGGCCGCTTCCGCTGTGGCAGGACTACCACGACCAGATCAAGAGCCATATCGCCGATGTGAAGAACACCGGAGGACGGTGGGCCGGCGCGCTGACCGCGGGCGCGTTCCTTGCGAAGTTCGTCGAACGTCCCTGGGTGCATTTGGACATCGCGGGGACCGCGTATACGGATTCGAGCAAGCCATATTGCCCGAAAGGAGCCACAGGAGTGGGGGTGAGATTGCTGCTGCAACTGGTAAAGGACTGGAAAAACTGATCCATGCGCATCGTACAACTCTCCGACCCCCATATCGTTCCGGCCGCGCAACAGCCCGTACACGGCCAGGACACGCTGGGACGACTTCAGGCCGCCATAGATGCGGTAAACCGGTTGAGCCCCGCACCCGATCTCGTCGTCATGACGGGCGATCAGAGCAATGATGGGTCCGAAGCATCCTACCTGACGCTGAAAAGCACCCTTTCCAGCCTACGCTTTCCCTGTCACATGGCCATGGGCAATCACGATTACAGGCCGGTTTTCCGCCAGGTCATGCTGGATGAAACCGCCGCGAATCCGGCCCCGTATTACTACACGCTGGACCGGTGCGGCCACCGGATAATCGTGCTCGATACCTACGACGAGGGGGAGGTGGAGGGAAGACTGGACGACGTTCAACTGGACTGGTTGGAACAGGAGCTTGCATACGACTTGCCGGCCACTGTGTGCATGCACCACCCGCCGGTACCGGTGGGCGTCCCGTGGATGGATAAGCTGATTCTGAAGGATGGTGGCCGGTTTGTTCGGATGTGCAACGCCCATGCATCATTGCGGCTGATTCTGTGCGGTCACCTCCACTACGACTTTCGCATAGAACTGGATCATGCGACGGTCCTTGTCGCTCCGAGCGTGGGCCTGCAGTTCCGCAAGGACCCTGTGGTCAAGCCGGACGGCACCCGCGTCATCGCGACGGACGAACCCGCGGCGTTCCGCATCGTCGACATCGACGGTCCGCGCTGGAAGACCTCGATACACCAGCTCACCCTGTAACCGTCTCCAATCCGGACCCGGTACATGTTGATCGATGATCTGAGAGCAATACAGGCGCGTCACGGGTTTCTGCCGGAAGAGGAATTGAAATCCCTTTCGGAACGCAAGGGCATACCGCTTTACGAGATCCATGGCGTGGCCAGCTTTTATCCTCATTTCAGGCTGGAACC
This window contains:
- a CDS encoding FtsX-like permease family protein codes for the protein MFRNYLTIACRNALRHKGYALINVMGLAVGMTCCILILLYVQDELGYDRYASRHDRIYRLTMAIETPDRAETRTARSPTAWGWMLTDAFPEVEGFTRIKAPLVSWQVTYVEGNRRFNEPGFYFADPGILELFDFNLIRGDANTALNAPNTVVMTESTAARYFGDEDALGKVIRIDNTYDLTVTGVMEDVPRNSHMTFGFLGSFETLNVNPIYGGTDYGRNTQNFFPDLYTYLLLAEGFPPESLDPKLAEFIESRYGPALNQFNAQIEAELQSLTSIHLHSNLDGELGANSDIAYIYIFSAVAFFLLLIACINFMNLATARSAGRAREVGIRKVLGAFRVQLIGQFMGESTIMAVLSLIVAVGLVYAFLPAFNALAGKDLVFAFDDMSMAFGLVGIVVLAGALAGSYPALFLSSFQPVAVLKGSSRAGAVNTNLRKILVVLQFVISVVFIIGTGVVADQMRFVQDKHLGFEKEQLVVMPLGDPRQRLIYNAYKDQISGYPNVLGVTVANEMPGGLVNDILFTPDGAPEEELVRINNMWIDHDFIRTMNIELTAGRDFSRSFPTDTLQAFVINEAAVKWLGWEGAPLDKKIRLGNFKDGRVIGVVRDFHVRSLHSGIEPMMLQLAPGPDPLHYLAIRIAPDDVAETMGFLENNWREIYPDDSFTYSFLDEDWGRLYQNEARQGSIFRSFTLLAVFIACLGLLGLASFTAEQRTREIGVRKVLGASASGIVALLSKEYVRLVVYAILIAWPIAYFVMNDWLDGFAYRTDLSPWVFVLAAVLAIAVTMLTVSYRAVSVAHTDPVDALQHE
- a CDS encoding leucyl aminopeptidase; this translates as MQIDVKIGRIGSEVDTTVIIGLFKEERLEASDAAVMESSLHRYLRDVLALGDFKGDDQEVAVLYPLGQAPPGRVILVGLGSRDEFSLETARRASGIAVRRALKLGVSELSIVVHGPSGSDGPDTPGASDAPGALGFELRDCAQATVEGLLLGAYRYDDFKTGGDTDRSGIESVAVVTPQRAQAYEIRDGIEAGLISAESTDLARDLSNAPGNAMTPRKLAAAARKMAGETGLKCRVLTRKDIEKERMGALLAVNAGSEEPPRFIVLEHGEASDGTDTLVFIGKGITFDSGGISIKSSGGMEEMKHDMSGAAAVIGAMRSIALSKPSLHVVGLVPATEHLPHGKSLKPGDIIPTRSGKTIEVINTDAEGRLVLADALEYAERYNPAAVIDLATLTGACVVALGYAATGMMGNDDGLQDRVRSAGETTGERVWPLPLWQDYHDQIKSHIADVKNTGGRWAGALTAGAFLAKFVERPWVHLDIAGTAYTDSSKPYCPKGATGVGVRLLLQLVKDWKN
- a CDS encoding HEAT repeat domain-containing protein — its product is MGRRNSGLNRHQKAWRKPGEERVSREDIAELLRLSESGDPEDRIVAATYMCPCHVRHRNEEVWKALYRMMEDDDARVRRRAWHTLEDGGCPTDPAFEPIVRRALDTETDRQVLGFARQFAEPFLNEDLVSRIREEKPAGRHPKPTGKCDFCGRTRVPVSQDYETEIPAGGMTRAAWICDECSAGGADS
- a CDS encoding tartrate dehydrogenase — translated: MPNYEIAVIGGDGVGPEVIEEGIKALNALGSPAFRFTRFDWSSERYKRTGRFIPEGGLDRLAAFDAIFFGAVGDEEVQDHITLNNLILPIRRRFDQYACVRPAFLYAGVQSPLAGKGAGDIDLVVIRENTEGEYADIGGRVYQQTDHEVAVQTSVFTRHGTERIIRYAFEEARRRDGRRLVTSITKSNAQGHGMVFWDEVFDCVKAEYRDVETESLLIDAAAMDFVRRPQDFDVVVASNLFGDILTDISAITVGSMGLAPSANLNPERTHPSMFEPVHGSAFELIGKRQVNPIATILAAAMMVEFLGEDKAGAAIRGAVSENLAEGRIRTPDIGGRSSTVEVGDDIVGRLSK
- a CDS encoding 4Fe-4S dicluster domain-containing protein; this encodes MQSPAQDRNPHSMSMNSMSTQNRLVDEYDKFLDCVHCGLCLPACPTYTELGVEMDSPRGRIHLMRAYADGRIELTDHFETHISGCLDCRACETACPAGVHYGSLVEAARAEIVEKRPRPLLGRLFRNLVFERLLPSRFLLSVVFLPLRWYQALGIQKLARRLGLTKLLPSRLRGMEAMMPDMPSASMKAELRPFAPARGSAAYRVGLVTGCVMNEMFTHVNAATVRVLNENGCDVVLPENQTCCGALQVHSGERTVAESLARRNIDAFEQAEVDAVIINAAGCGAQLKEYGDLLAGDPDYHDRARVFAEKVKDVHEFLAGIPVKEDMGPVRARVAYHDACHLAHGQRVREEPRNLLGMIPGLELVELEESDWCCGSAGIYNITHPAMADRLLARKMNHVRQAAPDMVATGNPGCILQIRHGINRDGEEIEVLHPVELLDRAYRLKREQEVNVQPAATDRA
- a CDS encoding dihydrodipicolinate synthase family protein, producing the protein MSAFEGILPAIITPMHSDGSFKEEAFRRVMEFNIEAGVHGFWIAGGTGESILLSDEENMRIATAAADQSRGRVNNIMHVGAATTERAARLAEHAAGAGVEAICCVPPFFYGRTDEAIAEHYRVVAAAADLPLFVYNLPQSTGVEITPALMQKIQDKVPQLTGLKHSSQIFANVRNFSAMGLKCLVGNHQLMLPALTIGATGCVDGPPVITPEYWVEIWKAYRAGDLGRAESAQDRASGVWASLGACGGEFHSVAKAALSERLGIDCGTARPPGRPLSKKQRDALRGTMAELGLV
- a CDS encoding zinc ribbon domain-containing protein, giving the protein MPVFEYHCSHCDVDFEMLVLNAAASESVSCPTCSKDDVVKKFSTFATAVSAKDSAATAATPAPVPSSSCGPGCGCHH
- a CDS encoding phosphodiesterase; this translates as MRIVQLSDPHIVPAAQQPVHGQDTLGRLQAAIDAVNRLSPAPDLVVMTGDQSNDGSEASYLTLKSTLSSLRFPCHMAMGNHDYRPVFRQVMLDETAANPAPYYYTLDRCGHRIIVLDTYDEGEVEGRLDDVQLDWLEQELAYDLPATVCMHHPPVPVGVPWMDKLILKDGGRFVRMCNAHASLRLILCGHLHYDFRIELDHATVLVAPSVGLQFRKDPVVKPDGTRVIATDEPAAFRIVDIDGPRWKTSIHQLTL